Proteins from a genomic interval of Bradyrhizobium sp. CCGB01:
- a CDS encoding DUF1489 family protein has product MPLHLIKLAVGCDSVKELKGWVAERMQTAKKKGLPQHHIHITRMVPKRDAEILSGGSLYWVIKGEIAAREKIIGIEPFRDKDGIGRCRIVMQPKVIMVSPRPMRPFQGWRYLTDDSVPSDLGKSAAGSIAAMPEPMRRELRDLGLL; this is encoded by the coding sequence ATGCCGCTACACCTGATCAAGCTCGCCGTCGGCTGCGACTCCGTCAAGGAATTGAAGGGGTGGGTCGCCGAACGGATGCAGACCGCCAAGAAGAAGGGTCTGCCGCAACATCACATCCACATTACCCGCATGGTGCCCAAGCGCGACGCCGAGATCCTGTCGGGCGGATCGCTCTACTGGGTGATCAAGGGCGAGATCGCCGCGCGTGAAAAGATCATCGGCATCGAGCCGTTCCGCGACAAGGACGGCATCGGCCGCTGCCGGATCGTGATGCAGCCGAAGGTGATCATGGTATCGCCGCGGCCGATGCGCCCGTTCCAGGGCTGGCGCTATCTCACCGACGATTCCGTGCCGTCCGATCTCGGCAAGTCGGCCGCCGGCTCGATCGCGGCGATGCCGGAGCCGATGCGGCGCGAGCTGCGCGATCTCGGACTGCTCTGA
- a CDS encoding serine hydrolase, with protein MLRKNLSSSRLARVGVFGLLTVTTVIIFTDAAEARRHRRHYAHHRVQRDVSESSSPKFASIIVDGNSGSVLQATSPDGIRHPASLTKIMTLYLLFERLESGKMKLDTEMPVSQHAADQDPTKLNLRAGQTIRVEDAIKGLVTRSANDAAVVIAEAIAGDEDDFAQMMTRKARSLGMSKTVYRNANGLPNDEQVTTARDQATLGRAIQERFPRYYRYFATSTFNWRGQSIRNHNHLLGSVEGVDGIKTGYTRASGFNLVTSMRRGNRHLIGVVLGGRSGGSRDAIMRNLLAENLDKGATTHTVVAVTERNGADANTDVADASETPARPAPQVQAAAAPEAAPSRLAARLSTLAAATAAMPPAQAKPEVRQTESKIEPAPLTNGVISSQPLSIIPGSSEPMKPVRVKTVQVKAGAVKVASAAPAQVAPQVTSTIAARSDVAETSGAVVARADLINRPETASQPDAPKAEIARTEMPRQPAGFGTGNGILGVLPATTAAAPAPTTAKLASADPAPQPIQMSATTKPVVTHSGWIVQVGALESENEAQQRIDAARSSARGLLSKADPFTEVVAKDNRKLYRARFAGLERDQAEAVCRALKRADISCITVRN; from the coding sequence ATGCTTCGTAAAAACTTGTCTTCCTCGCGCTTGGCGCGGGTTGGCGTTTTCGGGCTTCTTACGGTCACCACCGTAATCATCTTCACGGATGCTGCCGAGGCACGGCGTCACCGCCGCCACTACGCGCACCACCGGGTGCAGCGCGATGTGTCCGAGAGTTCCAGCCCGAAATTCGCATCGATCATCGTCGACGGCAATTCCGGCTCCGTGCTCCAGGCAACGAGCCCCGACGGAATTCGCCACCCCGCCTCGCTGACCAAGATCATGACGCTCTATCTGCTGTTCGAGCGCCTCGAGTCCGGCAAGATGAAGCTCGACACCGAGATGCCGGTGTCGCAGCACGCCGCCGATCAGGATCCGACCAAGCTGAACCTGCGTGCCGGTCAGACCATCCGCGTCGAGGACGCGATCAAGGGTCTCGTCACCCGCTCGGCCAACGACGCGGCCGTTGTGATCGCGGAAGCGATCGCCGGCGACGAGGACGACTTCGCCCAGATGATGACGCGCAAGGCGCGCTCGCTCGGCATGTCGAAGACGGTCTACCGCAACGCCAACGGCCTTCCCAACGACGAGCAGGTCACGACCGCGCGCGACCAGGCCACGCTCGGCCGCGCCATCCAGGAGCGCTTCCCGCGCTACTACCGCTACTTCGCGACCTCGACGTTCAATTGGCGCGGACAGTCGATCCGGAATCACAATCATCTGCTCGGCAGCGTCGAGGGCGTGGACGGCATCAAGACCGGCTACACCCGCGCCTCCGGCTTCAACCTCGTGACCTCGATGCGCCGCGGCAACCGCCATCTGATCGGTGTGGTGCTCGGCGGCCGCAGCGGCGGCTCGCGCGACGCCATCATGCGCAACCTGCTCGCGGAGAACCTCGATAAGGGCGCGACCACCCACACCGTCGTCGCCGTCACCGAGCGCAACGGCGCTGACGCCAATACCGACGTTGCCGATGCATCGGAGACCCCGGCCCGCCCCGCTCCGCAGGTTCAGGCTGCGGCCGCTCCCGAGGCCGCCCCGTCGCGTCTGGCTGCGCGCCTGTCCACCCTTGCCGCTGCGACGGCCGCGATGCCGCCGGCTCAGGCCAAACCTGAAGTTCGGCAGACTGAATCCAAGATCGAGCCCGCGCCGCTCACCAATGGTGTGATCTCGAGCCAGCCGCTCTCCATCATCCCCGGCTCGTCCGAGCCGATGAAGCCGGTCCGGGTGAAGACGGTTCAGGTCAAGGCCGGCGCCGTGAAGGTCGCCTCCGCCGCCCCGGCTCAGGTCGCACCGCAGGTCACCAGCACAATTGCGGCCCGCTCCGACGTCGCGGAAACCTCCGGCGCCGTGGTCGCCCGGGCCGATCTCATCAACAGGCCCGAGACGGCGAGCCAGCCGGACGCGCCGAAGGCCGAGATCGCCCGCACCGAGATGCCCCGTCAGCCGGCGGGCTTCGGCACCGGCAACGGCATCCTGGGCGTGCTGCCGGCCACAACCGCTGCGGCCCCTGCCCCCACGACCGCGAAGCTCGCTTCGGCCGATCCTGCCCCGCAGCCGATCCAGATGAGTGCCACCACCAAGCCCGTCGTCACCCATAGCGGCTGGATCGTCCAGGTCGGCGCGCTCGAGAGCGAGAACGAGGCTCAGCAGCGTATCGACGCCGCACGCAGCTCGGCCCGCGGCCTGCTCAGCAAGGCCGACCCGTTCACCGAGGTCGTCGCCAAGGACAATCGCAAGCTTTACCGGGCCCGCTTCGCCGGGCTCGAGCGGGACCAAGCCGAGGCCGTCTGCCGCGCCCTCAAGCGCGCCGACATCTCCTGCATCACCGTCCGCAACTGA
- a CDS encoding division plane positioning ATPase MipZ gives MLVQASQGQSGAAHVVVLGNEKGGSGKSTTALHIAVALLKAGQRVATIDLDCRQQSFTRYISNRSAWARRTGLGLELPVHRCIKLGETMQIAENENSEFLQFMEAVSAVESSFDFIVIDTPGTDSYLMRLAHSMADTLVTPINDSFLDFDVLGTVDPANYAVTGESHYAEMVRDVRRKRRQLDGSSTDWIVVRNRLSMLGSRNKQLVAEGLKDLSLRLGFRYVDGFAERVVYREFFPRGLTALDEIDEATLGMRPNLGHLTAREEVTGLLRQLKLPLDERGRRRAANRAEWFSQVDKPLEVHDILGA, from the coding sequence ATGCTTGTGCAGGCTAGCCAAGGCCAATCCGGCGCGGCGCATGTCGTCGTGCTCGGCAACGAGAAAGGCGGCTCCGGCAAGTCGACCACCGCCCTGCACATCGCGGTCGCGCTGCTGAAGGCCGGCCAGCGCGTCGCCACCATCGACCTCGACTGCCGTCAGCAGAGCTTTACCCGCTACATCAGCAACCGTTCCGCCTGGGCGCGCCGCACCGGCCTCGGCCTCGAGCTGCCGGTGCATCGCTGCATCAAGCTCGGCGAGACCATGCAGATCGCCGAGAACGAGAACTCCGAGTTCCTGCAATTCATGGAGGCGGTCTCGGCGGTCGAGAGCAGTTTCGACTTCATCGTCATCGATACGCCCGGCACCGACAGCTACCTGATGCGCCTTGCGCACTCGATGGCCGACACGCTGGTCACGCCGATCAACGACAGCTTCCTCGATTTCGACGTGCTCGGCACCGTCGATCCCGCCAACTATGCGGTGACGGGCGAGAGCCACTATGCCGAGATGGTGCGGGATGTCAGGCGCAAGCGGCGCCAGCTCGACGGCTCCAGCACCGACTGGATCGTCGTGCGCAACCGCCTGTCGATGCTCGGCTCCCGCAACAAGCAGCTCGTCGCCGAGGGCCTCAAGGATCTGTCGCTGCGGCTCGGCTTCCGCTACGTCGACGGCTTCGCCGAGCGCGTCGTCTATCGCGAATTTTTTCCACGCGGCCTGACCGCGCTCGACGAGATCGACGAGGCCACGCTCGGCATGCGGCCCAATCTTGGCCATCTCACTGCGCGGGAAGAGGTGACGGGCCTGCTCCGACAGCTCAAGCTGCCGCTCGACGAGCGCGGCCGCCGGCGTGCGGCAAATCGCGCCGAGTGGTTCAGCCAGGTCGACAAGCCGCTTGAGGTCCACGACATCCTCGGCGCCTGA
- the panC gene encoding pantoate--beta-alanine ligase: protein MSRSPLIARTVPTLRRAVDNLRKRKATIALVPTMGALHDGHVSLVRLAKRRASRVVVSIFVNPTQFAPTEDFGAYPRTWKADIAKLEAEGVDIVWHPGVEAMYPEGFATRIVPEGPALAGLEDRFRPHFFGGVATVVGKLFTQCRPDVAIFGEKDFQQLRVVTQMARDLDLGVKVTGSGTVRERDGLAMSSRNVYLSPEERLTATTLYRAMKDSAGRIRAGEAIAAAMARGAGMITAAGFALDYFEARHAETLAPVLSRKDGPLRILVAAKLGTTRLIDNIAV from the coding sequence ATGTCACGAAGCCCCTTGATCGCCCGCACGGTCCCCACCCTGCGACGCGCCGTCGACAATCTTCGCAAGCGAAAGGCCACGATCGCGCTGGTCCCGACCATGGGGGCGCTCCATGACGGGCATGTGTCGCTAGTGCGCCTCGCCAAGCGGCGCGCGAGTCGCGTCGTGGTGTCGATCTTCGTCAACCCGACGCAGTTCGCCCCGACCGAGGACTTCGGCGCCTATCCACGGACCTGGAAGGCCGACATCGCCAAGCTCGAAGCCGAGGGCGTCGACATCGTCTGGCACCCGGGGGTCGAGGCGATGTATCCGGAGGGCTTTGCGACCCGCATCGTACCGGAGGGACCGGCGCTGGCCGGCCTGGAGGACCGCTTCAGGCCGCACTTCTTCGGCGGCGTCGCCACCGTCGTCGGCAAGCTGTTCACGCAGTGCCGGCCGGATGTCGCGATCTTCGGCGAGAAGGACTTTCAGCAGCTGCGGGTGGTGACGCAGATGGCGCGCGACCTCGATCTCGGCGTCAAGGTGACCGGCTCCGGCACGGTGCGCGAGCGCGACGGGCTCGCGATGTCCTCGCGCAACGTCTATCTCTCGCCGGAGGAACGGCTGACCGCGACCACACTTTACCGCGCCATGAAGGACAGCGCCGGGCGCATCCGCGCCGGCGAAGCGATCGCAGCTGCGATGGCGCGCGGCGCCGGGATGATCACAGCGGCCGGCTTTGCGCTGGACTATTTCGAGGCGCGCCATGCCGAGACGCTGGCGCCGGTCCTCTCGCGCAAGGACGGCCCTTTGCGGATCCTGGTGGCGGCCAAGCTCGGCACGACCCGGCTGATCGACAATATCGCGGTGTGA
- a CDS encoding YidB family protein: MGILDSLENNPALRSALGQLGAAVLPAVLNEVLGSNNQGGLSAIVAKLQQSGFGDQVKSWLGNGQNLPISADQLRAVLGSDTVRQLAARYNIPVDQLGQILAQELPKAVDHASPDGHLPHTA; encoded by the coding sequence ATGGGAATCCTGGACTCGCTGGAGAACAACCCCGCGCTTCGCAGCGCGCTCGGCCAGCTCGGTGCCGCCGTCTTGCCCGCCGTGCTGAACGAGGTGCTCGGCAGCAACAATCAGGGCGGCCTCAGCGCGATCGTCGCCAAGCTCCAGCAGTCCGGCTTCGGCGACCAGGTCAAATCCTGGCTCGGCAACGGCCAGAACCTGCCGATCTCGGCCGACCAGCTCCGTGCCGTGCTCGGCAGCGACACGGTCCGCCAGCTTGCCGCCCGCTATAACATCCCGGTCGACCAGCTCGGCCAGATCCTTGCCCAGGAACTGCCCAAGGCGGTGGACCACGCGAGCCCGGACGGCCATTTGCCCCATACCGCCTGA
- a CDS encoding DUF599 domain-containing protein, translated as MSRHWVDITAVGFFIIEWLVYALTLEHSAYGRDSLSARMNRYREVWVRRLLDRDTRMVDMQIMASLQNGTAFFASTSLFALGGALALLHATNDAIAILSKLPIDLSPTPALWELKCVGLVLICVYAFFKFAWAYRLFNYVAILFGGMPPADRRDTPEAEAHVIRTSRLFESAGRHFNRGQRAFFFALGYLGWFVSPWVLFVTTAAVVVVVTWRRQFASSAWAAMAPEAVEGGEGLKRGH; from the coding sequence ATGAGCAGGCATTGGGTCGACATCACGGCGGTCGGCTTCTTCATCATCGAATGGCTGGTCTATGCCCTGACGCTGGAGCACTCAGCCTATGGCCGCGACAGCCTGTCGGCGCGCATGAACCGCTATCGCGAGGTCTGGGTCCGCCGCCTGCTCGACCGCGACACCCGCATGGTCGACATGCAGATCATGGCCTCGCTCCAGAACGGCACCGCCTTCTTCGCCTCCACCAGCCTGTTCGCGCTCGGCGGCGCGCTGGCGCTGCTGCACGCGACCAACGACGCGATCGCGATCCTGAGCAAGCTGCCGATCGACCTCAGCCCCACGCCGGCGCTGTGGGAACTGAAATGCGTCGGCCTGGTGCTGATCTGCGTCTACGCCTTCTTCAAATTCGCCTGGGCCTATCGCCTGTTCAACTATGTCGCGATCCTGTTCGGCGGCATGCCGCCGGCCGACCGGCGCGACACGCCCGAAGCCGAAGCTCATGTCATCCGGACCTCTCGCCTGTTCGAATCCGCCGGCCGCCATTTCAACCGCGGCCAGCGCGCCTTCTTCTTCGCGCTCGGCTATCTCGGCTGGTTCGTCAGCCCCTGGGTGCTGTTCGTGACCACGGCGGCGGTGGTGGTGGTGGTGACGTGGCGACGGCAGTTCGCGTCGAGTGCCTGGGCGGCGATGGCGCCGGAGGCGGTGGAGGGTGGCGAGGGGCTGAAGCGCGGTCATTGA
- a CDS encoding alpha/beta fold hydrolase, with protein sequence MKRGIAVLVSVSALCGVAYFTASKWAIKHETITFYDASRDNRPVPVDIAVRRDKEMQANAGMITLPVAVINHGNTVKNTEYGFLANIFAARGYMVVSPQHDLPTDPPMVTKPGELYVGRLPQILRGVANIHLAMQEMKKVQPNADYDRVTMVGHSMGGDITMYFAKQYPDEVKKVVTLDNLRVPFVTAGKFKILSFRSQDPQFKTDAGVIPTDEECEKAGIQVVKTEFQHNDMRDTGPDAAKNSIQGMLDKFLNDSDSAVAPVDTRSAPPKILEPGPVALMAPAKS encoded by the coding sequence ATGAAGCGTGGAATTGCCGTTCTGGTTTCGGTCAGTGCCCTCTGCGGCGTCGCCTATTTCACGGCGAGCAAGTGGGCCATCAAGCACGAGACCATCACCTTCTACGACGCCTCGCGCGACAACCGTCCCGTGCCTGTCGATATCGCGGTCCGCCGCGACAAGGAAATGCAGGCCAACGCCGGCATGATCACGCTGCCGGTCGCCGTGATCAATCACGGCAACACTGTCAAGAATACCGAGTACGGCTTCCTCGCCAACATCTTCGCGGCGCGCGGCTATATGGTCGTGAGCCCGCAGCATGATTTGCCGACAGATCCGCCGATGGTGACCAAGCCCGGCGAGCTCTATGTCGGCCGGCTGCCGCAGATCCTGCGCGGCGTTGCCAACATCCATCTCGCCATGCAGGAGATGAAGAAGGTTCAGCCCAACGCCGACTACGACAGGGTGACGATGGTCGGCCACTCCATGGGCGGCGACATCACGATGTATTTCGCCAAGCAGTATCCGGATGAGGTCAAGAAGGTCGTCACGCTCGACAATCTGCGGGTGCCCTTCGTCACTGCCGGCAAGTTCAAGATCCTGTCGTTCCGCTCGCAGGATCCGCAGTTCAAGACCGACGCCGGTGTGATCCCGACCGATGAGGAATGCGAGAAGGCCGGCATTCAGGTCGTGAAGACCGAATTCCAGCATAACGACATGCGCGATACCGGTCCGGATGCGGCCAAGAACTCGATCCAGGGCATGCTCGACAAGTTCCTGAACGACTCCGACAGCGCGGTGGCGCCCGTCGATACGCGTTCGGCCCCGCCGAAGATCCTGGAGCCCGGTCCGGTTGCTCTGATGGCGCCCGCCAAGAGCTGA
- a CDS encoding glutathione S-transferase family protein produces the protein MAALKLAIGNKNYSSWSMRPWLALRANDIPFVETVIPLYTDNPADKDQILSFSRAGKVPVLVDGDITVWDSLSIIEYVAERYPEVKLWPDDVAARAHARSVCAEMHSGFMALRNECGMNLHRPVGAVTLSADAKANIARVQEIWRECRARYGARGPFLFGRFGAADAMYAPVVHRFRTYAIEVTPETKAYMDTMMALPAFQEWTRDGIAETLRIAKFEDA, from the coding sequence ATGGCAGCGCTCAAGCTCGCGATCGGCAACAAGAACTACTCGTCATGGTCGATGCGGCCATGGCTCGCACTGCGTGCTAACGACATCCCGTTCGTCGAGACCGTCATTCCGCTCTACACGGACAATCCCGCGGACAAGGATCAGATCCTGTCCTTCAGCCGCGCCGGCAAGGTGCCGGTACTGGTCGACGGCGACATCACGGTGTGGGATTCGCTCAGCATCATCGAGTACGTCGCCGAGCGCTACCCGGAAGTGAAGCTGTGGCCCGACGATGTCGCCGCCCGCGCCCACGCCCGTTCGGTGTGCGCCGAGATGCATTCCGGCTTCATGGCCTTGCGCAACGAATGCGGCATGAACCTGCACCGCCCCGTGGGCGCCGTGACGCTGTCGGCGGATGCCAAGGCCAACATCGCGCGCGTGCAGGAGATCTGGCGCGAGTGCCGGGCGCGCTACGGTGCCAGGGGTCCGTTCCTGTTCGGCCGCTTCGGTGCGGCGGATGCGATGTACGCCCCGGTCGTGCACCGTTTCCGCACCTATGCGATCGAGGTCACACCGGAGACAAAGGCCTACATGGACACGATGATGGCGCTGCCGGCGTTCCAGGAGTGGACGCGCGACGGGATCGCCGAAACGCTTCGCATCGCGAAGTTCGAGGACGCCTAA
- a CDS encoding VWA domain-containing protein, whose amino-acid sequence MPGEPVKPRGRDAVSREAGGALPQASTSEDIAAFVAKARALSPHAPGAKGRLIFALDATMSRQPTWDMACALQADMFREAAAIGSLDIRLVYYRGFNECRATGWISDSARLATLMSKIDCRGGDTQIGKVLSDVRREAVASGVRAVVFVGDAMEEQLDELCAKAGELGMLKVPVFVFQEGGDAVAEHAFREIARLTGGAWCRFDPGAAAQLRELLRAAAAYAAGGREALLKLAQSASGAAKLIGQMK is encoded by the coding sequence ATGCCCGGCGAACCCGTCAAACCGCGTGGCCGTGATGCCGTCTCGAGAGAGGCTGGCGGCGCGCTGCCCCAAGCCAGCACTTCGGAGGACATCGCCGCGTTCGTCGCCAAGGCGCGTGCGCTGTCGCCGCATGCCCCTGGCGCGAAGGGGCGGCTGATTTTCGCGCTGGATGCGACGATGAGCCGGCAGCCGACCTGGGACATGGCCTGCGCGCTCCAGGCGGACATGTTCCGCGAGGCCGCAGCCATCGGCAGTCTCGACATCCGGCTCGTCTACTATCGCGGTTTCAATGAGTGCCGCGCCACGGGCTGGATCTCGGACAGCGCCAGGCTCGCGACGTTGATGAGCAAGATCGACTGTCGCGGCGGCGACACCCAGATCGGCAAGGTGCTGAGCGACGTCCGGCGCGAGGCGGTCGCTTCGGGCGTGCGTGCCGTCGTCTTCGTCGGCGATGCCATGGAGGAGCAGCTCGACGAGCTCTGCGCCAAGGCCGGCGAGCTCGGCATGCTCAAGGTCCCCGTGTTCGTGTTTCAGGAAGGCGGCGACGCCGTGGCCGAGCATGCCTTTCGCGAAATCGCGCGGCTGACCGGCGGGGCTTGGTGCCGGTTCGATCCCGGCGCGGCAGCGCAGCTCCGTGAGCTGTTGCGGGCAGCCGCGGCCTATGCCGCCGGCGGTCGCGAGGCGCTGCTGAAATTGGCGCAAAGCGCGAGCGGCGCGGCGAAGTTGATCGGCCAGATGAAGTAG
- a CDS encoding pilus assembly protein, which produces MFRPPVVSRIGRQLARFAGAEQGNIAVIFAIALVPVLGFVGAAIDYGRGVKARSSLQVALDSAALMVSKDLTNGIITEADIEAKAKAYFSGLYTGNTGTVSTADIHATYTAKDANGISNVVVTGSGSMPTDFMRVAGYPTLDFSASSTSAWGNTRMRVAMILDNTGSMAQNGKMAAMQTAAKDMIDTLSGYNKQTGDVYISIIPFSKDVNVDTTNVGASWINWTEWEAEPPILVNNKSNSFNSAVGGSNCPFTNSSQGFTCMDRPATLSGASSVSTIPSTGTYAGYICPSVDSGHKLAGKSGIYYNGCYTTVTGSSASCGSNTSCTCTGSGSSKICHLWRGDGTAATAAAAPGHNTWTGCVNDRDQDYDTKNTDPASGSGTPSTKFYAEQWSGCLPATVFPMSNQWQTLKDQITAMAPSGNTNQAVGLAWGWQSLSTTNGPIAAPPKASNYVYKDYIVLLSDGLNTQNRWSTTQSSIDDRQEILCQNIKGDTANPVTIFTIQVNINSKDAKSQVLQDCATNGNFQMIMKSSDTSDAFKNILTQISKLRVAK; this is translated from the coding sequence ATGTTTCGCCCGCCCGTTGTCAGCCGTATCGGTCGACAGCTCGCCCGCTTTGCCGGCGCCGAGCAAGGCAATATCGCCGTGATCTTCGCCATTGCGCTGGTCCCAGTGCTGGGCTTCGTCGGCGCCGCGATCGATTATGGCCGCGGCGTCAAAGCGCGCAGCTCGCTGCAGGTCGCGCTGGACTCCGCAGCCTTGATGGTTTCCAAAGACCTGACCAACGGCATCATCACGGAAGCCGACATCGAGGCCAAGGCCAAAGCCTATTTCAGCGGTCTTTACACCGGTAACACCGGCACGGTGTCGACAGCCGACATTCACGCCACCTACACGGCCAAAGACGCCAACGGAATCTCGAACGTCGTCGTCACCGGCTCCGGCTCCATGCCGACCGATTTCATGAGGGTCGCCGGCTATCCGACACTAGATTTCAGCGCAAGCTCGACATCGGCATGGGGAAACACCCGCATGCGGGTGGCGATGATCCTGGATAACACGGGATCGATGGCCCAGAATGGCAAGATGGCCGCCATGCAGACCGCGGCCAAGGACATGATCGACACGCTGTCGGGCTACAACAAGCAGACCGGCGACGTCTACATCTCGATCATCCCGTTTTCGAAGGACGTCAACGTCGACACCACCAATGTTGGCGCGTCGTGGATCAACTGGACGGAGTGGGAGGCCGAGCCTCCGATCCTCGTCAACAACAAGTCCAACAGCTTCAATTCGGCCGTCGGCGGATCGAACTGCCCCTTCACGAACAGCAGCCAGGGCTTCACCTGCATGGACCGGCCCGCAACGTTGAGCGGCGCCAGCAGCGTCAGCACGATACCGTCGACCGGCACCTATGCCGGGTATATCTGTCCCAGCGTGGACAGCGGCCATAAGCTCGCGGGCAAGTCCGGTATCTACTACAACGGCTGCTACACGACCGTCACCGGCTCGAGCGCAAGCTGCGGATCGAACACGAGCTGCACCTGCACGGGCAGCGGCTCGAGCAAGATTTGTCACCTCTGGCGCGGCGACGGCACTGCGGCAACGGCGGCAGCAGCCCCCGGGCACAACACCTGGACCGGCTGCGTCAACGATCGCGATCAGGACTACGACACCAAGAACACTGACCCGGCCTCGGGCAGCGGAACCCCATCTACGAAATTCTATGCGGAGCAGTGGTCGGGCTGCCTTCCGGCCACCGTCTTTCCGATGAGCAACCAGTGGCAGACGCTGAAGGACCAGATCACCGCGATGGCCCCGAGCGGCAATACCAACCAGGCCGTGGGCCTCGCGTGGGGATGGCAATCCCTCAGTACGACCAACGGACCGATCGCGGCACCGCCCAAAGCCAGCAACTACGTCTACAAGGATTACATCGTGCTGCTGTCCGACGGCTTGAACACCCAGAACCGCTGGAGCACGACCCAGTCCAGCATCGACGACCGCCAGGAAATCCTTTGCCAGAACATCAAGGGCGACACGGCAAACCCGGTCACGATTTTCACGATCCAGGTCAACATCAACAGCAAGGACGCCAAATCGCAGGTGCTGCAGGACTGCGCGACCAATGGCAATTTCCAGATGATCATGAAGTCGTCCGACACGTCCGATGCGTTCAAGAACATCCTCACGCAGATCTCCAAGCTGCGCGTCGCGAAGTAA
- a CDS encoding DnaJ domain-containing protein — translation MTLIAGAVAVITLYLLLQMFRSANPAVLARAIKFGGGVVALAVAAFTGLRGELAVAIPLGIFGAGLLGWTPLANAGFGNIGGLFGGGATRASGQASRVRSQFLDMRLDHDSGQLKGQIVAGPHAGRDLDEFDLAGLLAMAPAFDAESVALLESYLDRRFPAWRQNAQGDAAGRQRRTAPSGKMTAEEAYQILGLQPGAGRDDISRAHKSLMKKLHPDQGGSTYLAARVNEAKDTLLRTHNG, via the coding sequence ATGACCCTGATCGCCGGCGCCGTCGCCGTTATCACGCTTTATCTGCTGCTCCAGATGTTCCGCTCCGCCAATCCGGCGGTGCTGGCGCGCGCCATCAAGTTCGGTGGTGGCGTGGTGGCGCTCGCGGTCGCAGCGTTCACGGGCCTGCGGGGCGAACTGGCGGTGGCGATCCCGCTCGGGATCTTCGGCGCCGGGCTCCTCGGCTGGACGCCGCTGGCGAACGCCGGCTTCGGCAATATCGGGGGGCTGTTCGGCGGCGGCGCAACGCGCGCGTCCGGACAGGCCTCGCGGGTGCGCTCGCAATTCCTGGACATGCGGCTCGACCACGATTCCGGCCAGCTCAAAGGCCAGATCGTCGCCGGGCCTCACGCCGGGCGCGATCTCGACGAGTTCGATCTCGCCGGCCTGCTGGCGATGGCTCCGGCGTTCGACGCCGAGAGCGTGGCCCTACTTGAAAGCTATCTGGACCGCCGGTTTCCCGCCTGGCGTCAGAACGCGCAGGGCGATGCGGCAGGGCGGCAGCGCCGCACGGCGCCGAGCGGCAAAATGACGGCGGAGGAAGCCTATCAGATCCTTGGCTTGCAGCCGGGCGCGGGACGTGACGACATCAGCAGGGCTCACAAGTCCCTGATGAAGAAACTCCATCCCGACCAGGGGGGCTCGACGTATCTCGCCGCCCGTGTGAACGAGGCCAAGGATACTCTGCTTCGTACGCATAACGGCTAA
- a CDS encoding phasin family protein, which translates to MFKVEDFQSYGKEQFEQCVASATSMQHGLQAIASAYGDYTKKSFEDTKSFVEKLSGVKSLDKAVEAQTDFARSAYETFVAESQKIAGLYSDLAKQAFKPVETVVSKFTPAAN; encoded by the coding sequence ATGTTCAAGGTTGAAGACTTTCAGAGCTACGGGAAAGAGCAGTTCGAGCAGTGCGTTGCTTCCGCGACCTCGATGCAGCACGGCCTCCAGGCGATCGCCAGCGCGTATGGCGACTACACCAAGAAGTCGTTCGAAGACACCAAGTCCTTCGTCGAGAAGCTTTCCGGCGTGAAGTCGCTGGACAAGGCCGTGGAAGCGCAGACCGACTTCGCCCGTTCCGCCTACGAGACCTTCGTTGCGGAATCGCAGAAGATCGCCGGCCTCTACAGCGACCTCGCCAAGCAGGCGTTCAAGCCGGTCGAGACCGTCGTGTCGAAGTTCACCCCGGCCGCCAACTAA